A segment of the Streptomyces sp. NBC_01235 genome:
CGAGATGCCTGACGTGTCCGGTGTGCCCGGCGCGCGCCGACCGGTGCGTGCGACTTTGCGCCTTCATGATCGTTTCATTGCGGTCGTATGGCGGCCCTTTTCGCCCCATCGACAGGCGGGGCGGAGTGGGGCCACAGTGATCTCCGTCAGGGAGCAAGCGCTTTCTACCACCCTCGGAGGTCCCCGTGTCAAGCGTCGAACGACGCACCGTCGGCAAGGGCGCCGCAGCCGCGGGCGCCGCCCCGTTCTCCTGGGCCCTGTCCCGCAGCGCCGCCGTGGCCGACGGCGCCGCCATCGACACCGAGCCGCACCGGCCGGTGGGCGGCGCGCCCGCCGGCCGGAGCGGAGGTTCGGATTCGCCACGGCCGACGGCGACGAAGAGCCCCTCCAGAGCCGGGTCACCGTCGGCCGAGGTGTCGGCGGGCGGGGCGATGTGTCGGTCGGGTCCGGCACCGGCGGGGGAGGCCTTTCGGTGGCCTGGCTCGTCCACCGCCGACGTGACCCGGCCCGGCGCGGGCGTCTTCAACGTCCGGGACGGGAGGGTCTCCCCCCACCACGCCCAGCGTCAACTTCCGTAATCTGGTGGATCGGTGACAAGGCGTCAGAACTGCTCGTCTTCAACCGCGTCGAGAAGTGGGACCCGGTGACCGAGGCCGGCGCGACGGTGTTCGACCCTCCCGGTGTCGTCTCCGACGTCCGCGGCGCCACCCCCTGCTACGGCGACCTCCTCGGCGACTGCCGCGAGGAGATCCTCGCCGAGACCGCCGACCACACCGCCCTGCGCCTCCACACCACCACCGAAACCGACCGGTACCCGCTTGTGCACGCTCGCCCAGAACCCCGCCTGCCGCCTCGGCCGGACCCGTCCGCGGGTACCTCCAGTCCACGTACACCGACCACTGCCTCGGCACCGGGACCCGTCGTGTCCCCGAGCCGTCCCTCACCATCCCCGCCCACCGAAGGAGCCGTTTCCCGTGACGACCAAGCGCAGAGCGTTCGGAGCCCTCGCCGTCGGCGCCGCCCTCGCCGCCCTCGCCCCCGCGGCCACCGCGAACGCCCGCCCCCGCCACCGCCGCCTGATCGCCCACGACGACTTCCGCCACGGTCTGCGCCAGTGGGCCGTGGAACTGGAGAGGGGCGGCACCGTCACCGCCTCCCGCGGCACGCTGGAGGTCGACGTGCCCGCCGGGGCGACGATCTGGTTCAAGCGGCCGTTCGCGGGGCCGTACGTCCTCGAATACGTCGCCACGCCCGTCTCCGCGGGCGGGATCAACGACCGTGTGTCCGACCTCAACAACTTCTGGAACGCCGTCGACGTCCGCTCCCCGGACGACCTGTTCGCCACCCCGCGCGGCGGGGCCCTCGCCGAGTACGACCATCTCAAGGCGTACTACGTCGGATACGGCGCCAACACCAACACCACCACCCGGCTGCGCCGCTACGTCGGCGAGGCCGGCGTGCGCCCGCTGGTCTACGACTACACCGAGCCGCTGCTCGTGGCGAACGAGCCGAACCACGTCCGGATCGTCTCCGACGGCTCGGCCGTCCGCTGGTGGAACAACGGCCGGCTCGTCTTCGACTACACGGACCCGGAGCCGTACTCGCGCGGGCACTTC
Coding sequences within it:
- a CDS encoding DUF6250 domain-containing protein; translation: MTTKRRAFGALAVGAALAALAPAATANARPRHRRLIAHDDFRHGLRQWAVELERGGTVTASRGTLEVDVPAGATIWFKRPFAGPYVLEYVATPVSAGGINDRVSDLNNFWNAVDVRSPDDLFATPRGGALAEYDHLKAYYVGYGANTNTTTRLRRYVGEAGVRPLVYDYTEPLLVANEPNHVRIVSDGSAVRWWNNGRLVFDYTDPEPYSRGHFAFRTTWSHFRINDFRAWSLIP